The Ignicoccus islandicus DSM 13165 sequence CCCCCTCTTTCGAAGGTTTTCTTTATTATATCTATAAGCATCCTTTCGGAAAGTTCTCTAGGCGGTAAGTCCTCGGTACCATAAGTACTTTCCATGATAACCGTCTCAATCCTCGTAAACTTGTCGTTGGCTTTTTCTAGTAATCTCGTATTTGCATACTTCATGTCTCCCGTATAAAGGATGTTGTAGAACCCTTCCCCGATATGTAAATGGGCCATTGCGCTTCCTAGTATGTGGCCGGCAGGATAGAAGGTCAACTTCACGTCTGGAGCGATGTCCGTTACTTCTGCATAGTTTATGGTGATGGTCCTTAGTAACATATCGGTTACATCTAGCATACTAAAGGGAGGTAATCGTCCTTGTTTTTGAGCCACCTCTATGTAATCTTTCAACATCAGGTACATGAGATCCCTAGTAGGGGGCGTTACGTATACCGGACCTCTATATCCATACTTATATAGTAATGGAACTAATCCGCAATGATCCATGTGAGCATGCGTCACCACTACCGCATCTAATTCCTCTAAATCCAAGCCCTCGATACGCGGGAAGTGTTTCAAGGGATCGTATGAGCTTAAGTTAACGCCGAAGTCCAGCAATATCTTCGATTCCCTAGTTTCTACAAGTATAGCAGACCTACCAACCTCCATGAAGCCACCGAACGCAGTTACCCTCACGTGATTCTCATCGGACTTGAATAGGAGTGGCCTATGTATTCTCAGTCCAATATCTTTAAGTATTTCCAACCTTTCCTTCGCAGCAGCTCTATATATGCTTCTTACTTCATCTATTGCTGCTGACTGGAGAGGAGGTTCTCTAATTACTACAGGCTTCCATCCAGTTTCTGCTAGTAGTTGTCTTTGTCTTTGACCGCCCTTACCAACTACGTACCCCGGTTTAGGAGTAATTATGTAGACTTCACCAGTTGTTGGTTCGAAATCTATCTTAGATACGTTTTCGTGGCCTAAAATTTCTATTATCTTTTCCCTAGCTACGTCCCGAGGGAGTCTTTTGTCTTCAGAAGATTTTATTAGAATTCTCTTTCTCAGCTTCCTAGCTGCGTCTTTTATTATTTGGGGATTCTCGTATATTGGTAAGAGGTTAGTTACGTAAATAGCTATGGAAGGTCCTTCGTATTCTATCTTTTGTATACCTAAATCATCTGGGAGGACTTCATATACTTCTCTTAAAAGTTTTTCTCTCGGATCAACAACGTTTCTCCGTCTATCCGTCTTGGTATTACTCATGAGCCTAACACCTCTACTCTATGAGGTATCTCTTAAGTAGTATGGGTATGAGCCAAGGTTCCGAGCTCCCCTTCCTTCTCGGAGGTGCACTTAGCTGAGAGAACTTCTTACAGACCACCTCTAGCGGACATTCGCCGCACTGCTTATTACACGTGGATCTATAAGTTTTCAATCCTTCATATATTCTCCAGAGCACGTAACCTATTTCCTTCTCTACTTCGGAAAGCTCGTGATTTACGAGCTCTTTTTCAATACCATTTGAAGACTCCAAGTCCCTTTTCAAAGCATCACGGAGCTGCAGTAACTTCGAATACCATCCGAACAAGGACAAGATGTATGATGGTGTGACATCGGTTAATGACGCCTCGTTTACGTTATCGTTACCGAACGTCTCAGCGTCAGTATCTATAATTTCTAGATCATCTTCAGCAAACTCTTCCTCGTCATCAACTTTTTCCTCAGTGATATCGACGTGTTCTTCAATGTCTTCGATCATTAGTTATTCACCGGGTGACATTGAATGCACGAACACGAGGCTTTCGGACCCAAAAAAGCTAAAGTTTCTATAGTTGTAGTCTCAGATAAGGTATTTAAAGGTTTAAGGAAGGACGAAAGCGGTTTATATGCTCGTGAAAGAGTTTCAAAGGAACACGAAGTAGTATATTTCTCAGTGATACCTAATTCGCAAGAAGACATTTTAAATGAACTTCAAAAAGCGAAGGAGACTGGTTCCGATGTACTAATTTTCATCGGAGGGAGTGGTCTCGGTCCGAACGATTTAACAGTAGACGTTGTTTCGAAATATGGAAAGGAAGTGCCGGGCTTTGGTGAAATATTCCGTTTGGAAACATATAGGAAACGAGGTCCCATTGCTATTCTTACGAGAGCCGGTATGTGGATAGTTGATAGCACGATCGTTGTCGTAACCCCTGGTTCTAAAGATGCAGTAAGTACTGCTCTAGACGTTCTCCTACCAGTTTTGCGCCATCTAATTGCCGAAGTAAGGGGATTGAGACACAATAAGTAAAATTTTTAAATCCCTAAGACCACTCCCTCACGGAGCCGCCGTAGTATAGTCCGGCCAAGTATGCGGGCCTCTCAAGCCCGTGACCCGGGTTCAAATCCCGGCGGCGGCACCAATCCACGCTCACTAAGAGCATATTCTTACCTTTTCTAACAATTACCTCCCAACTCTTACGAAGACCCCCAGGATTAATCTCGATACACCGTTAATTCATAATATGTTTTTATATTCAGTGTCGCTGTACCTTATCAATAGACAGCAATAGAATCGAATAAGAATAAGTTTAAATGTGAAGATTAAATAGCGGAACAGTACTAAATAGATTGTGCATGTACACGAAACTTGAGATAGGATGAACTATATGATTGTATTCCTTCCATTCGCTATATAATAATTAATAAGAAGAGATATAGGAGCCCCGAGGCGGGGTGGCGGGCCCGCCGGGATTTGAACCCGGGACCAACGGGTTTCTTCCATAGGTTAAAAGCCCGCCGCTCTGCCTGGCTGAGCTACGGGCCCACGACACCATTCATAGGCCTTCTAAGATAGTTAATAAATTTTGGTGGAAAGGAGCAATGGGATAGAGCGATTAGGAGCGAACTACCTGAAAATTTGATGAAGATTTTAATGAGGATGGATGGAAGGGGTTACAAGAGTTACAAACTGCTTCTTAAAGAGAGATATAAGATTGGTAGAATTAACCTGAGCTTTAGGAAAATTCAATCCGATCCGTTCGCCCCACCAAGCGTATTGGAAATAGTTACTCCGAACACGCTGAAAGGGTACCCTCAAGTCGCTTTAGAGGATTTACTTCATAGAGTTCTCTATAAGAACTTAAGGAAAGTCTCAAAAAAGAGAGGTGAGGGGAGAAGCGGTGAAGCCTCAGTACCTCGTCCGAGTAATTCTATTCTAAAGAGAAGTTCTGTAAAGGTAACTGATGAAAATATTGCCGTTAGAATTAACGTAGGATTGCCTTCCCGAAGAAGACGAATTCTCGCTACTGAGGCCATTGAACTCATCGAAAGCGTTCTCAAGGCGTTTAATTCGAGCCTAAGCGATCTAAAAGGTTCCATCGAAGAACACTCGAAAGTATACCTAGTATTCAACGAAATAAGGAACAAATTAGGAAGATTGAAATTAGTTGCCTTTGTAGGGAACGGTTCTATCTTACCGAGGGCATGCCATTACTGCGAAGAACCGTTAAAGGGTGCGGTACCATTCGAAAGTCCCACCTCCATGAAGGTAGAAATAGAGACTAAATTCGGAGTTTTCGAAGGGATGGGTGTACCCAAGGGCGTTACGACGGTCATAGGACCGGCTTTCCATGGAAAAACGACGCTTCTAGAAGCGCTTGCGAAAAGCATCTGGCCCCACGTTAAAGGGGATGGTAGAGAATTAGTTGTGACTTCAAAGGACTTCGTTTACGTTCGCTCGGAAGACGGAAGGGTAGTTAAGTGCGTTGACGTAAGGTCATTCATTGAGCTTCCAAATAGCGATTGCTTCACCACTCTTGACGCTTCCGGTGCAACCAGCGTAGCTGCTTCCTTTCAGGAGGCTGTAGAGGTCGGCTCTAACGTTATTGCTATAGATGAAGATTACACTGCAACGAACTTCCTCTTTTTAGATCCTATAATAGGAAAATTG is a genomic window containing:
- a CDS encoding beta-CASP ribonuclease aCPSF1 is translated as MSNTKTDRRRNVVDPREKLLREVYEVLPDDLGIQKIEYEGPSIAIYVTNLLPIYENPQIIKDAARKLRKRILIKSSEDKRLPRDVAREKIIEILGHENVSKIDFEPTTGEVYIITPKPGYVVGKGGQRQRQLLAETGWKPVVIREPPLQSAAIDEVRSIYRAAAKERLEILKDIGLRIHRPLLFKSDENHVRVTAFGGFMEVGRSAILVETRESKILLDFGVNLSSYDPLKHFPRIEGLDLEELDAVVVTHAHMDHCGLVPLLYKYGYRGPVYVTPPTRDLMYLMLKDYIEVAQKQGRLPPFSMLDVTDMLLRTITINYAEVTDIAPDVKLTFYPAGHILGSAMAHLHIGEGFYNILYTGDMKYANTRLLEKANDKFTRIETVIMESTYGTEDLPPRELSERMLIDIIKKTFERGGKVLIPVLAIGRGQEILLVLLDAIKNGLLKLPDGSKPKIYLDGMVYEVTAIHATYPEWLSKKIKDQILKGENPFLDESVETVGKNDVDRKDVIKGDPGVIIATSGMLTGGPALDYFKEMAEDPRHSLVFVAYQAAGTLGRQLKEGYNRVWLQEGGISVPIDVKLHVYSVEGFSGHSSRSELLNWLKTLSPKPRNIVLNHGEASRIEGLAKAIKRNSRRLGLPSDSEVYTPKIRESLVFRQEDL
- a CDS encoding MogA/MoaB family molybdenum cofactor biosynthesis protein, which encodes MHEHEAFGPKKAKVSIVVVSDKVFKGLRKDESGLYARERVSKEHEVVYFSVIPNSQEDILNELQKAKETGSDVLIFIGGSGLGPNDLTVDVVSKYGKEVPGFGEIFRLETYRKRGPIAILTRAGMWIVDSTIVVVTPGSKDAVSTALDVLLPVLRHLIAEVRGLRHNK
- a CDS encoding ABC-ATPase domain-containing protein, which gives rise to MKILMRMDGRGYKSYKLLLKERYKIGRINLSFRKIQSDPFAPPSVLEIVTPNTLKGYPQVALEDLLHRVLYKNLRKVSKKRGEGRSGEASVPRPSNSILKRSSVKVTDENIAVRINVGLPSRRRRILATEAIELIESVLKAFNSSLSDLKGSIEEHSKVYLVFNEIRNKLGRLKLVAFVGNGSILPRACHYCEEPLKGAVPFESPTSMKVEIETKFGVFEGMGVPKGVTTVIGPAFHGKTTLLEALAKSIWPHVKGDGRELVVTSKDFVYVRSEDGRVVKCVDVRSFIELPNSDCFTTLDASGATSVAASFQEAVEVGSNVIAIDEDYTATNFLFLDPIIGKLYRTRTIRTLSEQLSSIKDKGISVLLIANASSQVLVQSDKVIYMENYSPEDLTERVKNEIDVNVNAIEYSKPSSRIIEYVPPKKLKRRGLEIISPGWSAPLDFHTNPHIVEEAQVEFIAKFLSKKFSGKLSELDLPHPWDLCVTPNCSEVRTYEIAYALNRCEGIRVMKLTNI